A region of Ornithorhynchus anatinus isolate Pmale09 chromosome 5, mOrnAna1.pri.v4, whole genome shotgun sequence DNA encodes the following proteins:
- the BCL2A1 gene encoding bcl-2-related protein A1 codes for MDDGVFWSVRALALDYLDDVLQTPRLGTVPSRTSRALQNVMFSVQGDVEKALKPCFDSLDVGSVGAARRIFGQIVEKEFEDGIVNWGRIVTIFVLGGILTKKLQRSGVPLTRETREEISCFIAEFTTHHAGEWIRQNGGWENGFLNKFEQKTVWSVLADISMKILGVLSHLKQFY; via the exons ATGGACGACGGTGTATTCTGGTCCGTCCGAGCCCTGGCTCTGGACTATCTGGATGACGTCCTCCAGACGCCGCGACTTGGGACGGTCCCAAGCAGAACTTCTCGGGCGCTGCAAAACGTCATGTTCTCGGTCCAGGGGGACGTGGAGAAGGCTCTGAAGCCGTGCTTCGACAGTCTCGACGTTGGCTCGGTAGGGGCAGCCAGAAGAATCTTCGGCCAAATTGTGGAAAAGGAGTTCGAGGACGGCATCGTCAACTGGGGGCGGATTGTGACGATATTTGTCTTGGGGGGCATTCTCACCAAGAAGCTCCAAAGGAGCGGAGTCCCGCTGACGAGAGAGACTCGGGAGGAGATTTCTTGTTTCATCGCGGAGTTCACCACCCACCACGCCGGAGAGTGGATAAGGCAGAACGGAGGCTGG gaaaatggatttttaaataaGTTTGAACAAAAGACCGTCTGGTCGGTGTTAGCGGATATTTCGATGAAGATCTTGGGCGTACTCTCCCACCTGAAGCAATTTTACTGA